In Populus nigra chromosome 1, ddPopNigr1.1, whole genome shotgun sequence, one genomic interval encodes:
- the LOC133705503 gene encoding uncharacterized protein LOC133705503, whose protein sequence is MVKKKVPDWLNSSLWSTTPSASSSTTTTTDTNIFDHHSPTTASPPIESPINPPLPPAAIRDEQQQQLPRHHHNHHHPQKPEIKDKLSKSSIVDDDDNNNSIINNNYSDDNIINNKIIVTNNDIRNVDDDESSAEDISKQALLLTELSKKVINMGELRRIASQGIPDGAGIRSTVWKLLLGYLAPDRSLWSSELTKKRSQYKHFKEELLMNPSEIARRLEKTTVLNNDNGKSESRCVLSRSEITHGEHPLSLGKSSVWNQFFQDSEIIEQIDRDVKRTHPDLHFFSGDSYLAKSNQEALRNILTVFAKLNPGIRYVQGMNEILAPLFYIFKNDPDEEMAACAEADTFFCFVELLSGFRDHFCQQLDNSVVGIRSTITRLSQLLKEHDEELWRHLEITTKVNPQFYAFRWITLLLTQEFNFADSLHIWDTLLSDPEGPQETLLRVCCAMLILIRRRLLAGDFTSILKLLQNYPPTNISHMLYVANKLRGQPSR, encoded by the exons atggtGAAGAAAAAAGTACCAGATTGGCTCAACAGCTCTCTCTGGTCCACCACTCCTtccgcctcctcctccaccaccaccaccaccgacACCAATATCTTCGACCACCACTCACCCACAACCGCCTCTCCACCCATCGAATCCCCAATCAATCCACCGCTACCTCCTGCGGCTATCAGAGACGAGCAACAACAGCAGCTGCCGCGtcatcatcataatcatcatcatcctcaaaAACCTGAGATTAAAGATAAGCTTTCCAAAAGCAGCATCGTTGACGACGacgacaacaacaatagtattattaataataattatagtgatgataatattattaataataaaataattgttactaATAATGATATTCgaaatgttgatgatgatgagagcTCTGCAGAGGATATTTCTAAGCAGGCTCTGCTTCTGACTGAG CTATCAAAGAAGGTGATAAATATGGGGGAATTGAGAAGAATTGCTTCTCAAGGGATACCTGATGGTGCTGGTATTCGTTCCACGGTTTGGAAG CTCTTGTTGGGGTATTTGGCACCTGATCGTTCACTTTGGTCGTCTGAATTGACCAAGAAGAGATCTCAGTACAAGCATTTTAAAGAGGAGCTTTTGATGAATCCT TCAGAAATAGCAAGGAGGTTGGAGAAAACCACTGTTCTCAACAATGACAATGGAAAATCTGAAAGCCGTTGTGTACTCTCAAGATCAGAGATAACTCATGGGGAGCATCCTTTGAGCCTTGGTAAGAGCAGCGTTTGGAATCAATTCTTTCAG GACTCAGAGATCATAGAGCAGATTGATCGAGATGTGAAACGCACTCATCCAGACCTGCACTTCTTTTCTGGGGACTCATATCTTGCAAAATCTAATCAG GAGGCTTTGAGAAACATACTGACTGTATTTGCAAAGTTAAATCCGGGTATACGATATGTTCAAGGGATGAATGAAATTTTGGCACCACTATTCTACATATTCAAAAATGACCCTGATGAGGAAATGGCG GCCTGTGCAGAAGCAGACACATTTTTCTGCTTTGTTGAGCTGTTGAGTGGATTTCGGGATCATTTCTGTCAGCAACTTGACAACAGTGTTGTGGGAATTCGATCAACTATTACAAGATTGTCACAGCTTCTGAAGGAGCATGATGAAGAGCTTTGGCGTCATCTTGAGATCACAACCAAA GTAAACCCCCAGTTTTACGCATTTCGGTGGATTACTCTGCTCTTGACTCAGGAGTTCAATTTCGCAGATAGTCTTCACATTTGGGACACACTTTTAAGTGACCCCGAGGGTCCTCAG gagACATTGCTTAGGGTATGTTGTGCAATGCTGATTCTCATTAGGAGGCGTCTACTAGCAGGAGATTTCACTTCTATTCTCAAGCTACTCCAGAACTATCCCCCAACAAACATTAGTCATATGCTCTATGTCGCAAACAAATTGCGTGGTCAACCATCACGCTAA
- the LOC133705488 gene encoding pentatricopeptide repeat-containing protein At1g04840 — MKSLHALFKPPSSPTKTTTSSSSTTTTASKTRKPATSSSSSNAPILSPNPPETTTTISKTSKNKAKSSLSALFIPPTPPTEAHFISLIHGSKTILQLHQIHAQIIIHNLSSSSLITTQLISSSSLRKSINHSLAVFNHHKPKNLFTFNALIRGLTTNSHFFNAIFHFRLMLRSGIKPDRLTYPFVLKSMAGLFSTELGMAIHCMVLRCGIELDSFVRVSLVDMYVKVQKLGSAFKVFDESPDRFDSGSSALLWNVLIKGCCKAGSMKKAVKLFKAMPKKENVSWSTLIDGFAKNGDMDRAMELFDQMPEKNVVSWTTMVDGFSRNGDSEKALSMFSKMLEEGVRPNAFTIVSALSACAKIGALEAGLRIHKYIKDNGLHLTEALGTALVDMYAKCGNIESASEVFGETEQKSIRTWTVMIWGWAIHGHSEQAIACFKQMMFAGIKPDEVVFLALLTACMHSGQVDIGLNFFDSMRLDYCIEPSMKHYTLIVDMLGRSGQLKEALRFIERMAMNPDFVIWGALFCACRAHKKTKMAKFALNKLLKLEPTHTGNYIFLSNAYAALGQWEDAERVRVLMQNRGVHKNSGWSCIEVEGQVHRFVSGDHDHKDSKAICLKLEEIMAGAVKQGYIPGTEWVLHNMEQEEKEVVLGSHGEKLALAFALICTSPGMTIRIVKNLQVCGDCHSLMKYVSKISQREIILRDMKRFHHFKDGSCSCRDHW, encoded by the exons ATGAAATCACTCCATGCCTTGTTTAAACCACCCTCCTCTCCCACCAAAACcacaacctcctcctcctctaccaCCACCACCGCATCAAAGACTAGAAAACCCgcaacctcctcctcctcctcaaatGCACCAATTCTCTCTCCAAATCCACCAGAAACCACCACAACCATCTCCAAGACatcaaaaaacaaagcaaagagCTCtctttctgctctttttattccACCGACTCCACCCACAGAAGCCCATTTCATCTCTCTAATTCACGGTTCCAAAACAATTCTCCAACTCCACCAAATCCACGCCCAAATCATCATCCACAACCTCTCTTCAAGCAGCCTAATTACCACCCAGCTAATCTCTTCCTCGTCTTTGCGCAAATCCATCAACCACTCGCTAGCAGTTTTCAACCACCATAAACCCAAGAATTTGTTTACATTCAATGCATTAATTCGTGGGCTCACCACAAATTCTCATTTTTTCAATgccatttttcattttaggctAATGTTAAGGTCTGGCATTAAGCCTGACCGGCTTACATATCCGTTTGTGCTTAAATCTATGGCGGGTTTGTTCTCAACAGAGCTTGGTATGGCTATTCATTGTATGGTTTTGAGGTGTGGGATTGAACTCGATTCATTTGTAAGAGTTTCTTTGGTTGACATGTATGTAAAAGTTCAGAAGTTGGGGTCGGCTTTCAAGGTGTTTGATGAAAGCCCTGACAGATTTGATAGTGGGAGCAGTGCGTTGTTGTGGAATGTGTTGATTAAGGGCTGTTGTAAGGCTGGGAGTATGAAGAAGGCTGTGAAGCTTTTTAAGGCCATGCCAAAGAAGGAGAATGTGTCTTGGAGTACTTTGATTGACGGATTTGCAAAAAATGGGGATATGGATCGAGCTATGGAGCTTTTTGATCAAATGCCAGAGAAGAATGTGGTTTCTTGGACCACAATGGTTGATGGGTTTTCTCGGAATGGAGATAGTGAGAAGGCGCTGTCAATGTTTTCTAAAATGTTGGAGGAAGGGGTGAGGCCGAATGCTTTCACCATTGTTTCTGCTCTTTCTGCTTGTGCAAAGATTGGTGCCCTTGAAGCTGGGTTACGGATACATAAATATATCAAGGATAATGGTCTCCATTTGACTGAAGCACTTGGGACTGCCTTGGTCGATATGTATGCCAAATGTGGGAATATTGAGTCTGCAAGTGAGGTGTTTGGAGAGACAGAACAGAAGAGTATTCGTACATGGACTGTTATGATATGGGGTTGGGCAATCCATGGACATTCTGAGCAAGCGATTGCATGCTTTAAACAGATGATGTTTGCAG GTATAAAACCAGACGAGGTTGTATTTCTTGCCTTATTAACTGCTTGCATGCATTCTGGCCAAGTAGATATTGGACTTAACTTCTTCGATAGCATGAGGCTTGATTACTGCATCGAACCCTCTATGAAACACTATACATTGATTGTTGATATGCTAGGCAGGTCTGGTCAGCTTAAAGAAGCCCTCAGATTCATTGAACGCATGGCAATGAATCCTGATTTTGTGATATGGGGAGCACTCTTTTGTGCTTGTAGGGCtcacaaaaaaaccaaaatggcAAAATTTGCTTTAAATAAACTCCTGAAGCTTGAACCTACACATACTGGGAACTACATCTTCTTGTCAAATGCTTATGCTGCTCTAGGCCAATGGGAAGATGCGGAGAGAGTAAGAGTTCTGATGCAGAATAGAGGTGTTCACAAAAATAGTGGATGGAGTTGCATTGAGGTGGAGGGTCAAGTGCATCGCTTTGTTTCTGGTGATCATGATCACAAGGATTCAAAAGCGATATGCCTGAAATTAGAAGAAATAATGGCAGGTGCAGTGAAACAAGGATACATACCTGGAACTGAGTGGGTACTTCATAATatggaacaagaagaaaaagaagttgtGTTGGGAAGTCATGGTGAGAAGTTAGCACTTGCTTTTGCGCTCATTTGTACTTCTCCTGGGATGACTATTAGGATTGTGAAAAATCTTCAAGTATGTGGGGATTGCCATTCTTTGATGAAATATGTTAGTAAGATAAGTCAAAGGGAGATCATATTGAGAGATATGAAGCGATTCCATCATTTCAAGGATGGATCTTGTTCATGTAGAGATCACTGGTAA
- the LOC133677879 gene encoding uncharacterized protein LOC133677879, producing MAGVSLKCGDCGALLKSVQEAQDHAELTSHSNFSESTEAVLNLVCTTCGKPCRSKTESDLHTKRTGHTEFADKTAEVTKPISLEVPKAAAMDIDEPAAADASTTSQPEEMVAPEVDKKILDELEAMGFPTARATRALHYSGNASLEAAVNWVVEHENDPDIDEMPMVSINSKVEAPKPSLTPEEMKQKAQELRERARKKKEEEEKKTEREKEKERIRIGKELLEAKRIEEQNERKRLMALRKAEKEEEKRAREKIRQKVEEDKAERRRKLGLPPEDPATVKPSAPVVEEKKSMLPVRPATKQEQLRECLRSLKQSHKDDDAKVKRAFQTLLTYIGNVAKNPSEEKFRKIRLNNQTFQDRVGSLQGGIGFLELCGFEKIEGDEFLFLARDKVDMAVLNSAGSELTSAINNPFFGVL from the exons ATGGCGGGAGTGTCATTGAAGTGCGGGGACTGTGGGGCCCTATTGAAATCCGTCCAAGAGGCACAAGATCACGCCGAGCTGACTTCTCATTCCAATTTCTCTGAATCCACTGAAGCCGTCCTCAATCTCGTCTGCACTACTTGCGGCAAACCCTGCCGATCCAAAACA GAAAGTGATTTGCATACGAAGAGAACTGGCCATACTGAGTTTGCGGATAAGACTGCTGAGGTGACAAAACCGATAAGCTTAGAGGTTCCGAAGGCAGCAGCAATGGATATCGATGAGCCTGCTGCTGCTGATGCAAGCACTACTAGCCAGCCTGAAG AAATGGTTGCTCCAGAGGTTgacaaaaaaattcttgatgAACTGGAAGCAATGGGTTTCCCAACAGCGAGGGCAACGAGGGCACTTCATTATTCTG gtAATGCCAGTCTTGAGGCTGCTGTAAATTGGGTAGTTGAGCATGAGAATGACCCAGACATAGATGAAATGCCCATG GTATCTATCAACTCCAAAGTTGAGGCTCCTAAACCTTCTTTGACACCAGAAGAAATGAAGCAAAAAGCACAAGAACTAAG GGAACGTGCACGCAAGAagaaagaggaggaagagaagaaaacagaaagagaaaaggaaaag GAGAGGATTCGAATTGGCAAGGAACTCCTTGAAGCAAAGCGAATTGAagaacaaaatgaaagaaagcg ATTGATGGCCTTGCGGAAGGCagagaaagaggaagagaagagggCTAGGGAAAAAATTCGTCAGAAAGTGGAAGAAGACAAG gcagaaagaagaaggaagttAGGATTGCCACCAGAAGATCCTGCAACTGTAAAACCTTCTGCACCTGTGGTGGAGGAGAAAAAG AGCATGCTGCCTGTTAGGCCTGCCACTAAGCAAGAACAATTGAGAGAATGCTTGCGATCTCTTAAGCAGAGTCACAAG GATGATGATGCTAAAGTGAAGAGAGCGTTTCAGACTCTCCTAACTTACATAGGGAATGTTGCCAAAAACCCCAGTGAAGAAAAGTTCAGAAAAATAAGACTCAATAATCAAACCTTCCAG GATAGAGTCGGTTCACTCCAAGGAGGCATTGGATTTCTTGAGCTGTGTGGGTTTGAGAAAATTGAAGGCGATGAATTCCTTTTTCTTGCCAGGGATAAGGTGGACATGGCAGTGCTGAACTCAGCTGGGTCTGAGCTGACCTCTGCAATAAATAATCCATTCTTTGGAGTCCTTTAA